The Antedon mediterranea chromosome 11, ecAntMedi1.1, whole genome shotgun sequence genome window below encodes:
- the LOC140062860 gene encoding annexin A13-like isoform X1 produces MAAVPTIRAYANFDKDKDVQILRKAMKGMGTDEKALVDIIAYRNNPQRQELKLHYKTCYGRDLVDDIKSECSGNFEKVLLALLDLPPLFDAKCLGAAMKGAGTNENLLIEILCTRTSAQIKAIKVAYKEGFGRNLEEDLKSETKGDFERLLVGLSAAGRDDSDEVDQEKIDSDAKALYEAGEGKFGTDESEFQRVLLGRSYAHVRAVFDAYGNISKKSIEEAIKSEMSGDLQYSYLTIVKCVRNPSEYYADMLASSMKGIGTNEEKLMRCLVSRSEVDLGTIKAVYAAKHGKSLRDTIKGETRGDFENALLALINEQKS; encoded by the exons TGAAAGGAATGG GAACCGATGAGAAGGCACTAGTTGATATCATTGCATACCGCAACAATCCTCAACGGCAGGAACTAAAGCTGCATTATAAAACGTGTTATGGCAGG GATCTTGTTGACGACATTAAGAGCGAATGCAGTGGCAATTTTGAAAAGGTGCTGTTAGCTTTATTGGATCTTCCGCCGTTGTTTGATGCCAAATGTCTTGGAGCGGCAATGAAA GGTGCAGGAACTAATGAAAATCTTTTGATTGAAATCCTGTGTACTCGAACCAGTGCG CAAATAAAAGCAATAAAAGTAGCGTATAAGGAAG GTTTTGGTCGCAATCTTGAGGAAGACTTAAAAAGTGAAACAAAGGGTGATTTCGAGCGTCTACTGGTTGGGCTTTCTGCA gcCGGAAGGGATGACTCGGATGAAGTTGACCAAGAAAAGATAGATTCGGATGCAAAAGCCCTTTATGAG GCTGGTGAAGGTAAATTTGGAACAGATGAGTCTGAATTTCAGCGAGTATTACTGGGAAGAAGTTATGCACACGTGAGGGCGGTGTTTGATGCTTATGGAAAC ATTTCTAAGAAGTCTATTGAAGAAGCAATAAAAAGTGAAATGTCCGGTGACCTACAGTATAGCTACCTTACCATTG TAAAATGTGTGCGTAACCCAAGTGAATATTACGCAGACATGCTTGCAAGTTCGATGAAAGGGATAGGCACAAATGAAGAGAAATTGATGCGCTGTTTGGTTTCGCGTAGTGAG GTTGATCTTGGAACAATTAAGGCAGTGTATGCAGCTAAGCATGGGAAGAGTCTTCGTGACACAATTAAGGGTGAAACGCGAGGAGATTTTGAAAACGCGTTACTTGCATTGATTAACGAGCAGAAATCATGA
- the LOC140062860 gene encoding annexin A13-like isoform X2 yields MKGMGTDEKALVDIIAYRNNPQRQELKLHYKTCYGRDLVDDIKSECSGNFEKVLLALLDLPPLFDAKCLGAAMKGAGTNENLLIEILCTRTSAQIKAIKVAYKEGFGRNLEEDLKSETKGDFERLLVGLSAAGRDDSDEVDQEKIDSDAKALYEAGEGKFGTDESEFQRVLLGRSYAHVRAVFDAYGNISKKSIEEAIKSEMSGDLQYSYLTIVKCVRNPSEYYADMLASSMKGIGTNEEKLMRCLVSRSEVDLGTIKAVYAAKHGKSLRDTIKGETRGDFENALLALINEQKS; encoded by the exons TGAAAGGAATGG GAACCGATGAGAAGGCACTAGTTGATATCATTGCATACCGCAACAATCCTCAACGGCAGGAACTAAAGCTGCATTATAAAACGTGTTATGGCAGG GATCTTGTTGACGACATTAAGAGCGAATGCAGTGGCAATTTTGAAAAGGTGCTGTTAGCTTTATTGGATCTTCCGCCGTTGTTTGATGCCAAATGTCTTGGAGCGGCAATGAAA GGTGCAGGAACTAATGAAAATCTTTTGATTGAAATCCTGTGTACTCGAACCAGTGCG CAAATAAAAGCAATAAAAGTAGCGTATAAGGAAG GTTTTGGTCGCAATCTTGAGGAAGACTTAAAAAGTGAAACAAAGGGTGATTTCGAGCGTCTACTGGTTGGGCTTTCTGCA gcCGGAAGGGATGACTCGGATGAAGTTGACCAAGAAAAGATAGATTCGGATGCAAAAGCCCTTTATGAG GCTGGTGAAGGTAAATTTGGAACAGATGAGTCTGAATTTCAGCGAGTATTACTGGGAAGAAGTTATGCACACGTGAGGGCGGTGTTTGATGCTTATGGAAAC ATTTCTAAGAAGTCTATTGAAGAAGCAATAAAAAGTGAAATGTCCGGTGACCTACAGTATAGCTACCTTACCATTG TAAAATGTGTGCGTAACCCAAGTGAATATTACGCAGACATGCTTGCAAGTTCGATGAAAGGGATAGGCACAAATGAAGAGAAATTGATGCGCTGTTTGGTTTCGCGTAGTGAG GTTGATCTTGGAACAATTAAGGCAGTGTATGCAGCTAAGCATGGGAAGAGTCTTCGTGACACAATTAAGGGTGAAACGCGAGGAGATTTTGAAAACGCGTTACTTGCATTGATTAACGAGCAGAAATCATGA
- the LOC140063024 gene encoding annexin A13-like produces MRERLLIRDKHLAAFGYTLSEFLINVTSHDTHACINVLLESTTQSTTRLLNDLSSGTFDVESILEVIIPLSNQEMLTVQDSYMEEYNRSLETVVLNSEMDTAVKRLLGSLLLGMRAESKVVSISQINKDVNRILEGDDIDVQSVLAIRSLEDINTIYEEFTLSNSDLTEFLFDQSEDIYIMGYVKIVSYGRSTTDYWAAVFNRLIHVTPSSSNHFTRILVQRAEIDLNGITQRYQELYGRSLEDDVINNYSGPCKEQAITTINHQFIHA; encoded by the exons ACACTTTCTGAATTTCTAATAAACGTTACGTCACATGACACCCATGCATGTATCAATGTTTTGCTAGAGAGTACCACTCAATCGACGACACGTCTTTTGAACGATCTCAGTTCAGGAACATTTGACGTGGAATCAATTCTGGAGGTAATAATACCTCTTTCTAACCAG gAAATGTTAACAGTTCAAGATTCATACATGGAAg AATACAATAGAAGTCTTGAAACAGTTGTTTTAAACAGTGAAATGGACACAGCGGTAAAGAGGTTATTAGGTTCACTGCTCTTG gGCATGCGTGCTGAATCCAAAGTTGTAAGCATCTCTCAGATAAACAAAGACGTTAACAGAATTTTAGAA GGTGATGATATAGATGTTCAAAGTGTTTTAGCCATACGAAGTTTGGAAGACATCAACACAATTTATGAAGAATTTACATTG TCCAATAGTGACCTAACAGAATTTTTATTCGACCAATCAGAGGATATTTACATCATGGGATATGTTAAAATCG TTTCTTATGGACGAAGTACTACTGATTACTGGGCTGCCGTTTTCAACCGTTTGATACACGTTACACCGTCTTCAAGCAATCATTTTACACGAATATTGGTACAGAGAGCAGAG ATCGACTTAAATGGAATTACACAACGTTATCAAGAACTGTATGGCCGAAGCTTAGAAGATGACGTCATTAATAACTACAGTGGTCCTTGCAAGGAGCAAGCAATTACTACTATTAATCATCAATTTATACATGcctaa